The DNA region ATATCGGCGATGTTGCCTGGTATGATAAAAACAGTGGCGGTAAAACACGTCCGGTAGGTACAAGAGCGCCTAACGAACTTGGCATATACGATATGAGCGGTAATGTGTACGAGTGGTGCGGTGATTGGTATGGCGGTTATCCTGCTAATGCTGTAACAAATCCAGTGGAACCGGCATCTGGCTCTTACCGCGTTATTCGCGGCGGCAGTTGGTCCTACCATTCGCAGTATTGCCGTGTTGCCTTTCGCAACGACTTTACGCCGTCCGACAGCAACGGCAATTTGGGCTTCCGCGTCGCCTTCAGTTCATCTCATTAGCGCCGCAGGCATAGACGCTTTGAGTTGAAGAAGAGAGAAAAAAAGAAAAATCGTTTCGCCGTAAAGGAATTTGACCTGCGTTAGCGGGCAAAGGAAAGGCGGCGAAACTTCTCTTTCTCTTCGCGCCCATAGGGCGCGGCTTTTATGAGGCGGCAAATATTATATTGTGTGTAATGTATTTCTTTTATGGGAAGCAATTTTGTGGAGGATAAAATGGTTATTACGAAAGAATTTATTTCGGAGATGGAAAGTTTGCCCGAGGAACATTCGGAAACAGTTCGGCAATTTGTGTATTTTTTGAAATATCGCAACTTAATAACACAAGACGATACGCAGTATTTGTCTTCGATTCCAAAAATGCTTGACAGCATTAAAGAAGGTATAAATACTCCGTTATCCGAATGTAAGAATCTTGAGGCGGTTTGGTTTGATGTATGATATTAAACTCACAAAACAGGCGGAAAAAGACGCTCAAAAAATAGAGGCGGCCGGACTAAAACCTAAAGTTGTCGAATTATTGAACATTATAAAAAACAATCCGTTTCAATTACCGCCTCCATATGAAAAGTTAAGAGGATTTTCTTCGGTCTATTCGAGAAGGATAAGTATTAAGCATCGACTGATTTACGAAGTTTGCGAAAGTAATGCTTTGAAAATTATACGAATGTGGACGCATTACGAATAAGGGAAAACATGCAGATTAAATTATTTACGATTTCCGCTTCGGACAGCGGAACGTTACAAGAAGAGTTAAATCATTTTTTATCCAATCGCAGAATATTGGAAGTCGAACAGAAATTTTGCGAAAACGATCGTGGCGGCGTCTGGAGTTTTTGCGTTAGGTATTTGGGTGAAAACGAAAGGGTAAAACTTCCGGCAGTTCAGCAAAATTTCGTAAAAAAGGAAAAACCCGATTACAAAGAGATTCTTAACGAACAACAATATAATTCGTTTTTGCAGTTTAAAGCCGCCCGTAAAGAAATTTCTGCTTTGGACGGCGTTTTACCTTACAACGTTTTTACGGACGCGGAATTGGTCGAAATAGTTCGTTTGGACGTAAAAGACGAAAAGAACGTATCCAAAATAAACGGAATAGGCGAAAAACGGGCTCAAAAGTATTGGAAAAAAGTACTTGAAAAGACAATAGAAACCGCCGCCAAAAGAAAAGAAGAAGAAAAAGATAAACCGAACGAAGAGGCGAAACCTAATGAAACGAGCGGGTTGTTTAATTGATAAAATCGCCGATTTGAACAATTTGTATCTGGCGTTTTATAAAGCCAAACGAGGTAAAGAATTTTCAAAAGACGCTATATCTTTCAAAAAGAATCTTGATGAAAATATAAAGAAAATCCAATCTCAAATATTGTGCGGGAAGGCGGATGTCGGCGATTATCGTTATTTCAAAGTTTACGACCCGAAAGAGCGGACGATTTGTGCGGCAAGTTTTCGCGAACGTGTTTTGCACCACGCTATAATAAATA from Chitinispirillales bacterium includes:
- a CDS encoding formylglycine-generating enzyme family protein, which produces IGDVAWYDKNSGGKTRPVGTRAPNELGIYDMSGNVYEWCGDWYGGYPANAVTNPVEPASGSYRVIRGGSWSYHSQYCRVAFRNDFTPSDSNGNLGFRVAFSSSH
- a CDS encoding Txe/YoeB family addiction module toxin — its product is MYDIKLTKQAEKDAQKIEAAGLKPKVVELLNIIKNNPFQLPPPYEKLRGFSSVYSRRISIKHRLIYEVCESNALKIIRMWTHYE
- a CDS encoding HRDC domain-containing protein, with amino-acid sequence MQIKLFTISASDSGTLQEELNHFLSNRRILEVEQKFCENDRGGVWSFCVRYLGENERVKLPAVQQNFVKKEKPDYKEILNEQQYNSFLQFKAARKEISALDGVLPYNVFTDAELVEIVRLDVKDEKNVSKINGIGEKRAQKYWKKVLEKTIETAAKRKEEEKDKPNEEAKPNETSGLFN